DNA sequence from the Geobacter sp. AOG2 genome:
GACAGCATGGCGCCCCTCTATGAACGGGTGGCCATTGAGATGGCAACCCTGATTGGTGAAGGCACTTTCCGGGCCGGCGACCGGGTCCCGTCGATCCGGCAACTCAGCCGACGTTTCGACGTCAGCATCAATACGGCCATGCAGGCCTATGCGCTCCTGGAAGACCAGCGCCTGATCGAGGCGCGGCCCCAATCCGGCTATTATGTGCGGGCCCGTGCCCCGGAGATCATCTCACCCCGCCTCTCCCCCTCGACGCAAATCAAACCCGCGACGGTAACCATCAGCGAACTCTGCCACCAGGTGATTCGCAATATGATGAACCGGGATATCCTGCCCTTGGGGAGCGCGATCCCCAACCCGCGTCACCTGCCGGTGGACAAACTGAACCGGATACTGGCCAGTGAGACGCGCCGATTCAGCGATCCGAGCGTCTCCTACCTCATGCCTCCTGGTTGGGAACGACTCCGGGTACAGATCGCCCGGCGCTCCCTGGAAACCGGAATCAGCGCCACTCCCGACGAGGTCCTGGTTACCGCCGGCTGCGTCGAAGCGGTCCTTCTGGCATTACGCGCCACCTGCCGTAGCGGCGACACCATCGCAGTGGAATCCCCTTTCTATTTCAACTTCCTCCAAATGATTGCCGAACTGGGCCTGAAAGCCCTGGAAATCCCCGCCACCCCACGGGAAGGGATCAGCATCGAGGCGTTACGTTACGCCATCGAGCACAACCGGGTGAGCGCCTGCCTGGTGATCCCCAACTTCGGCAATCCCCTGGGGAGCCTCATGCCGAGCGAGCGCAAGCGTGAGTTGGTGGAACTACTGGCCCGCCACGAGATCCCCCTGATCGAGGACGACATCTACGGCGACCTGGTGTTCGGCAACGACCGCCCGGTCGCGGCCAAGTCCTTTGATCGCAAGGGGCTGGTCATCTACTGTTCATCCTTCTCCAAGACCCTCTCCCCCGGATATCGCGTGGGGTGGACCATTGCCGGGCGTTATCAGGAACGCATGGAACGGCTCAAGATGATGATGAACCTCTCCTGTTCCTCCCCAACCCAGTTGGCCGTCGCCGAATTCCTGGCCACCGGCGGCTACGACCACCACCTGCGGACGGTGCGCCGCATCTATGCCCGCAATATGTCGCTCATGCGGGACGCTGTAGTGCGTTTCTTCCCGGAGGGGACCCGCATGACCCACCCGGCGGGGAGCTTTATCCTCTGGGTGGAGATGCCGGAACAGGTGAACTCCATCACCTTGTACCACCGGGCGCTGGAACAGGGGATCGGCATCGCGCCCGGCTCGCTCTTTACGCTTACGGAGAATAAGTACCGTAATTTCATACGCTTATCCACGGCAATCTGGGACGACGGCATCGAGCAGGGCGTGAAAAAACTGGGCGAACTGGCCCGCAATCTATTGGAAGGATAAGACGATGCGTGCAATGGTCATGTTACGTTCCAATGTTACGCTGATGTTACGGAATATACCCGTTCCTCTACCGGTCGCAGGGGAATTGCTGCTGAAGGTCACGGCGTGCGGCATCTGCCGGACCGACCTGCATGTGGTGGACGGGGAACTGACCGAGCCGAAGTTGCCGCTGGTGCCGGGGCACCAGATCGTGGGGGTGGTGGAGAAACTTGGGGAGGGCGTGACGGGGTTCCGGCGCGGCGACCGGGTCGGGGTTCCCTGGCTGGGGGGCACCTGCGGGGAATGCGATTTCTGCGTCTCGGGGCGGGAGAATCTCTGCGACCGGGCCCTGTTCACCGGCTACCAGAAAAACGGCGGCTTTGCCGAATACTGCACCGCCGACAGCCGTTTCTGCTTCCCCCTGCCGGAAGGATATCCCGACACCCAGGCCGCACCGCTCCTCTGCGCGGGATTGATCGGCTACCGGTCCCTGCGCATGTCCGGGACGGGAAAGCGGCTCGGCATCTACGGCTTCGGGAGCGCGGCCCATATCGTGACTCAGGTGGCGGTCTGGCAGGGGCGAGAGGTCTATGCCTTCACCCGGCCGGGGGACGCGGCGGGACAGCAATTTGCGCGGGAGATGGGGGCCTGCTGGGCGGGCGGTTCCTTCGATGCGCCGCCAACGCCCCTGGACGCGGCCATCATCTTCGCCCCGGCGGGAGAACTGGTGCCGGCGGCGCTCCGTGCGGTGGGCAAAGGGGGGGTCGTGGTCTGCGGCGGCATCCACATGAGCGACATACCGGCCTTTTCCTACGACATCCTGTGGGGCGAGCGGAGCATCGTCTCGGTGGCCAACCTGACCCGCCGCGACGGGGTGGAGTTCCTGAAGCTGGCGCCCCAGGTGCCGGTCAGGACCGAGGTAGAGATCTTCCCCCTGGAACAGGCCAACGAGGCGCTGGCGGCCCTGAGGGAAGGGAGGATCAGGGGAGCCGGGGTGCTGGTGCCTTAGATTAGAATCAGATTTTTGCCACAGAGCCACAGAGGCTCAGAGAAAACAATCGGAGAAAGGCAGGAATCCTTGTGTTGGACAGGGAGGGAAACCAGAATTATTGTTACTCTCTCGATGTTTTGTTTCCTCTGCCTTACAGCCTTGATTCTCCTCCGTGCCTCTGTGGCTCTGTGGCAAATCGTCCTTTGTTTTTCCCGGACAATCGCTAACGCCCCTTGCGCGGGCCTTTCCTGTCGCCGCCCGGACGTTGGGGTCTGCCGCTGCGGTCGGCGCTTGCCGGCCGTGCTCCCGCGCCGCTCCTCGCTCCGGAATCGGACCGCGTTCCCGCGCCCGACCGGGCACCGGCATCGGACCTCGCACCAGCACCTCCCTTTGGCCCGAAACCGGACCGCGCTTCGGCAGCGGGCCGGGATACGGCGCCAAGCCGGGACTCGGCAATGGCCCTTGCCCGCGAACCGGTCCTCGCACCCGCGCCGGACCTCTCTCCCGCCTCGGACCTTGTCTCGGCACCGGTCCTTCGTTCCGCGGCAGGCTTGGGCCGCGCGGCAGACCTTGCCCCGGCGCCCGGCTTCGCGCCCGCGGCTGTTTTCGGTCCCCCGCCGAACTTCGCTCCGGCACCGGTTTTCGCCCCCGCTCCGGGTCCCGTTCTCCTGGCCCCGCCCGGCTTGCCGCCCTTGACCGGTTTGTCCGGTTTCTGCTCCCGGGCGATGCTCACCGTGATGACCCGGTCGATCAGATACGCGCCGTCCAGGGTCTCGGCCACCTCCTTGGGGTCCACGCCCGCCGCCATGCGCACATAACCGCAGCGTTTGAACTCCTTGGTCTCGGGGTCGATGATCAGATGCACGGAAGTGACCATCCCCATCACCGAAAACAGCTTGTACAGATCCTCTTCCGTCACCTCTTCCGGCAGGTGTCCAACGTATAATTCCTTAGCCATGCTCGATCCTCTTCATTCCTGCGGATGGTTTTACAAAGTGCTTCCACTCCTCCCCCCTCCAGGGGAGAACAAAATCCCCTCCCCCAGCGGGGGAGGGTTAGGGAGGGGGAAGAAGAGGAAAAATAAGGGGCATGCTCCCGTTACCGCTTCTCCCGGTGGATGGCGAACGGCGCCCAGGCCTGGTCGATGGACATGACCTCCAGGGTGTTGATGTTCACGTGGGCCGGGCGGTTCACCGTCCACAGCACCGTCTCGGCGATATCCACCGCCGTCAGGGCCTCGGTTCCCTCGTAGACCTGGGCCGCCTTCGCCTCGTCCCCCTTGAAGCGGACCTTGGAAAACTCGGTCTCGGCCATGCCGGGCTGGATGCAGGTCACCCGCACCTTGGTCCCCAGCAGGTCGCAGCGCAGGTTGCGGGAGAACTGGGTCACGAAGGCCTTGGTGCCGCCGTACACATTGCCCCCCGGATAGGGCCACGAACTGGCGGTGGAGCTGATATTGACCACGTGCCCCCGGTTGCGGGCCACCATGCCGGGCAGGATCAGGCGGGTGCAGTACATCAACCCCTTGATGTTGGTGTCCACCATGGTCTCCCAATCGTCCAGGCTGACCTGATGGGCCGGTTCCAGCCCCAGCGCCAGGCCTGCGTTGTTGATCAGCACGTCGATCTCGCGGAACGGTTCCGGCAGAGAGTTCACCGCCCCCTGCACCGCCTCCCGGTCGCGCACGTCCAGCGGGATGATGTGGACCTCGGCCGTGCCGGCCAATTCCGCCTGCAAGGCCAAAAGCGGATCGATGCGGCGGGCCGTCAGGATCAGGCGGTTGCCGGGCTGGGCGAAGATACGGGCGCAGGCGGCGCCGAAACCTGCCGATGCCCCGGTGATGAAGATGGTTTGTCCGCTCATGGTTCTTGCCTCCTCCGGTTTGTGGTGTGTGATTTGTACTACATTACGGGCGGGGATAAAACAGAAAAAGCCGCACAGGGATGAGGAAAACTGACGGAGTTGGCACAACACGCGGGTCGAGATCCTTCTACGCTAACATGTGCTGTGAGGCGACTTGAAAAGTGCCTGGAACGAGATTCAAAGCTCGAAGATAAAATGGAACGGCTGCGGCTGGGCTTGAAAGTTCAAGTCTTCAAGTCCTGACCCCATCGAATTCCCCCTGAATCGTCCAACACGCGGCGGCACGCGGTCGTCGCTCCGCTCCGCCGGTGCGCCTTATGACGTTGAACAATTAGAAATACGAAGGGAGTCATATGACGGATCATTTGGATATTGTGCTGCCGATTATTCTGATAATTATTGCATTCCTGTTAAAGCTTTTCATGGACAGAAATGCAACACTACCACATTTCATAAAATCACTTTATGAACTTCCCGTTGATATTGTCTTTTTGGGTCTTACTTTCACAACGGCATTTACCATATCTGAAGCAAGCCATATGGCAAAGGGTATGTTCTACTTGTTTGTTTTTTTAGTAATTGCATTAATTAACGTAGTTCTTTGGCGAAGATCAACTACGCTATACGAACAGACTTCTTATAGCTGGGCGTCATCTCTATTTGTACTTAACGCTACAATTGCAGGTTATGTCCTTTACAGATCAGTCATTATAATAGCATCTTAAGGAGTATATATGTTTGAATTTGCTTATAAAGATGTTTTTATGCTTACACTGCTTGCATTATTATTCACTTTTGTTGTTATTGTATTAACATATCTCATGAAGCATATGCAAAGACAGAACAAAGAGCTTATAAATACAATGCGTGATTCATATGAAAAACAAATATATATGATTAATGATAACCTAACAGCATCAATGGATAGATGGCGTGATGTAAATCATCTTTTATTGAGTTCACAAGCAGTACAACCTGCTGTTGATCCATCTCAGAAAGTACGTTTTTCATCATTTTTAAAAGCAAATGGTGTCCGATCTGAGGAAATAGATCCAGATCCTAATCTTGTTTTTGTTCTAACACCTTTCAATAATAGATTTGATAATGTGTTTGAAACAATACGTAACACATGCCTGGATGTCGGCCTTAAATGCTATAGAGGAGATGAGGAATTTATTCAAGGCGACATCTTGCAACATATTCTAAAAGTAATATGTAAAGCTTCTATTATTATCGCAAATATTGAGGGCAGGAATCCGAATGTATTTTACGAACTTGGCCTTGCCCACGCAATGGACAAGAGTACTCTACTAATTTCAAAGACAGTAGATGCGCTTCCAATTGATATCAAATCAAAGAAAATAATTGTATATCAAGAATCAAATGATCTAAAAAGCAAGTTGAAAGACGAACTTTTAAAGCTTGCCTACATAAAGAAGAATAATAACAAACAAATAAACAAAAATAATTATCAAAATAACTTAGAGGTTACAGGCGATAAATACTTTACTGGTAAAGTATATTATGAACTTGAAAATGCCAGTAATGCGGCGCAACAGCAGACAAAGCCGCTATTTATTGTAATCTACGACAATAATAAGATGACTCGAAGCAAATTAGATCACTCCCTTGGATATTTTTTGGAGTATGAGACCACTAAGGATCTAGTAAACAATAATTTCATCCAGGTATTAGGAGAAGCCGCAGACCCTAATTTTAGCAAGCTCGTGCCAGAAGACGACCCCTTAGAAAACTGTCTTCTTGTAATCATGTCACCTAATGGCTATATATTGAGACGTGAGGGTGTTTATGCAAACCCTGATGAAGGACTTAAAAGGGTTAGAGAATCAATTAAAAGTTGGACCGAAGCATATAAAATAAATACTGAGTTCAACTAGCGGCAGCACTGGACCGCGGGAAAATGCCCCGCTGTCCGGTGTGCCTTATGGCGTTGGGCAGGAGAATTATATGAAAGTTTTACAGGATCAACTATTTGACAAAATAGCTGTTCCAAATTCATTTGAGGAAATTATTGAGATCGCTCAAACCACCATTCCTGACGCTTTAAATTACAATGTTAGGTTTTGGCGCGGGCAGAGTAACATTGAATGGCCAGTTCATAGCTCTGCATACAGACGATTAGCCATACGTGAAAAACAAGTAACCGAAAAAGCCATGCAAGCGTACGAAAAAAGACTTCTCCAAGAGGCTTCACATAAGGGGTACCGTTTTGTAGATGGCAAGCTACTGTCGGACTTGGAACTCCTAGCGAGACTTCAACATCATGGAGCAGCAACGCGCCTTGTTGATTTCACAAAGAACCTACTTGTGGCTTTATGGTTCTGTGTAGCGTCAGATGAAAAAAAGACAGGCTCCTTGATTGGCCTACACTGCTTCTACGTAGGAGGAACCGAAGGTACACTCAAAGTAAATCCATATGAGGAAGAAGTTGAAGATCTCGAAAAATATGATTACCCAAGGGTATGGGAACCACCTGCTGTTACAAACAGAGTTGCGGCCCAACATGCATTGTTCCTGTACAGTGACGTAATTTCTGCGAAGCATGGCAGTCTCAAATTTCCTGAAAATGAAAATGGTGCTTTAATTATTGTTATTAGCCCACAGTTAAAAGCCAAAACCAAGGTTATTCTTCAGCAAATATTTGATGTCCGGCATCTGACACTTTTTCCGGATCTCGATGGGTTCTCGTTTACTAATAATTGCACATTAGATCCATACAATAACATGAGGTGGTAAAGCGAAGTCATAACCCTCGGTGGCAGACGGTCTCCGCTAACGCTCCGCCGCTGCGCCAAAGCCCCGTTGGTCAAGGACAAAAGAGAGATGAATCCAGAAATAATAACACTTCATAAACATTGGTGTACCGCAGATGCGGTAAAACAATTCATATCAGCAGACGTGCCAGAAAAAGGAAGCGAGGAGTATCCCCAATGGTTCAAAAACTTGGGGAACACAGCTTCTGTACTACATAACGGCCTGCGATAAAACAAAAAAAGCCGCGCAGGGGATGTGCGGC
Encoded proteins:
- a CDS encoding RNA-binding protein is translated as MAKELYVGHLPEEVTEEDLYKLFSVMGMVTSVHLIIDPETKEFKRCGYVRMAAGVDPKEVAETLDGAYLIDRVITVSIAREQKPDKPVKGGKPGGARRTGPGAGAKTGAGAKFGGGPKTAAGAKPGAGARSAARPKPAAERRTGAETRSEAGERSGAGARTGSRARAIAESRLGAVSRPAAEARSGFGPKGGAGARSDAGARSGAGTRSDSGARSGAGARPASADRSGRPQRPGGDRKGPRKGR
- a CDS encoding FRG domain-containing protein, with translation MKVLQDQLFDKIAVPNSFEEIIEIAQTTIPDALNYNVRFWRGQSNIEWPVHSSAYRRLAIREKQVTEKAMQAYEKRLLQEASHKGYRFVDGKLLSDLELLARLQHHGAATRLVDFTKNLLVALWFCVASDEKKTGSLIGLHCFYVGGTEGTLKVNPYEEEVEDLEKYDYPRVWEPPAVTNRVAAQHALFLYSDVISAKHGSLKFPENENGALIIVISPQLKAKTKVILQQIFDVRHLTLFPDLDGFSFTNNCTLDPYNNMRW
- a CDS encoding SDR family oxidoreductase — its product is MSGQTIFITGASAGFGAACARIFAQPGNRLILTARRIDPLLALQAELAGTAEVHIIPLDVRDREAVQGAVNSLPEPFREIDVLINNAGLALGLEPAHQVSLDDWETMVDTNIKGLMYCTRLILPGMVARNRGHVVNISSTASSWPYPGGNVYGGTKAFVTQFSRNLRCDLLGTKVRVTCIQPGMAETEFSKVRFKGDEAKAAQVYEGTEALTAVDIAETVLWTVNRPAHVNINTLEVMSIDQAWAPFAIHREKR
- a CDS encoding PLP-dependent aminotransferase family protein; amino-acid sequence: MINATTIPDSMAPLYERVAIEMATLIGEGTFRAGDRVPSIRQLSRRFDVSINTAMQAYALLEDQRLIEARPQSGYYVRARAPEIISPRLSPSTQIKPATVTISELCHQVIRNMMNRDILPLGSAIPNPRHLPVDKLNRILASETRRFSDPSVSYLMPPGWERLRVQIARRSLETGISATPDEVLVTAGCVEAVLLALRATCRSGDTIAVESPFYFNFLQMIAELGLKALEIPATPREGISIEALRYAIEHNRVSACLVIPNFGNPLGSLMPSERKRELVELLARHEIPLIEDDIYGDLVFGNDRPVAAKSFDRKGLVIYCSSFSKTLSPGYRVGWTIAGRYQERMERLKMMMNLSCSSPTQLAVAEFLATGGYDHHLRTVRRIYARNMSLMRDAVVRFFPEGTRMTHPAGSFILWVEMPEQVNSITLYHRALEQGIGIAPGSLFTLTENKYRNFIRLSTAIWDDGIEQGVKKLGELARNLLEG
- a CDS encoding zinc-dependent alcohol dehydrogenase family protein; protein product: MRAMVMLRSNVTLMLRNIPVPLPVAGELLLKVTACGICRTDLHVVDGELTEPKLPLVPGHQIVGVVEKLGEGVTGFRRGDRVGVPWLGGTCGECDFCVSGRENLCDRALFTGYQKNGGFAEYCTADSRFCFPLPEGYPDTQAAPLLCAGLIGYRSLRMSGTGKRLGIYGFGSAAHIVTQVAVWQGREVYAFTRPGDAAGQQFAREMGACWAGGSFDAPPTPLDAAIIFAPAGELVPAALRAVGKGGVVVCGGIHMSDIPAFSYDILWGERSIVSVANLTRRDGVEFLKLAPQVPVRTEVEIFPLEQANEALAALREGRIRGAGVLVP